One Tamlana carrageenivorans genomic region harbors:
- a CDS encoding c-type cytochrome, whose protein sequence is MRKVIHRKLSRNLLRLSLIVLLAFTSSLSAQEGDPAKGKSLFNANCAACHQLDKKMTGPALRHVEARLSDEEGLDRDWIHAWIRNSSGLIKSGDAYANKVYNEYGGAAMTAFPQLSDEDLNNILAYTDEEKKAAPAPAAGTAAPAAASGASDGISNELILGALAILFVLLAIGLYLVNKTLRRFAAVQNIELETETDRTPLWKAFVQNQFLMIVVAIFFLLTSAYFAFGYLMQVGIDQGYQPVQPIHFSHKIHAGDNGIDCKYCHSSARVSKTSGIPSLNVCMNCHKSIYEYNGETSAEYTKEFYDGEIQKLYKAAGWSDADQKYTGESQPVKWVRIHNLPDFAYFNHSQHVTVAGVECQTCHGPVEEMEVVYQHAPLTMGWCINCHRETDVTVKDNAYYEKIHAELSKKYGVESLTAAQMGGLECGKCHY, encoded by the coding sequence ATGAGAAAGGTGATTCACCGTAAATTAAGTAGAAACTTACTTCGTTTAAGCTTAATTGTATTATTAGCGTTTACAAGCTCGCTTTCAGCTCAAGAAGGCGATCCAGCAAAAGGAAAATCTTTATTTAATGCCAATTGTGCCGCATGTCATCAATTAGATAAAAAAATGACAGGGCCTGCATTGCGTCATGTTGAAGCACGTCTATCTGATGAAGAAGGTTTAGATCGTGACTGGATTCATGCATGGATACGTAACAGTTCTGGCTTAATCAAGTCTGGTGATGCGTATGCAAATAAAGTGTACAATGAGTATGGAGGAGCTGCGATGACAGCTTTCCCTCAGTTATCTGATGAAGATTTAAATAACATCTTGGCCTATACCGATGAAGAAAAGAAAGCGGCCCCAGCTCCGGCTGCAGGTACTGCGGCTCCAGCTGCTGCATCTGGTGCTTCAGATGGTATTTCAAATGAACTTATTTTAGGAGCTTTAGCGATCCTGTTTGTTTTACTAGCTATTGGATTATATCTAGTTAATAAAACCTTACGTCGCTTTGCTGCTGTTCAAAATATCGAATTAGAAACAGAAACGGATAGAACACCACTTTGGAAAGCTTTTGTTCAGAATCAGTTTTTAATGATTGTAGTGGCCATTTTCTTCTTGCTGACTAGTGCTTACTTTGCTTTTGGATATTTAATGCAGGTAGGTATTGATCAAGGTTACCAACCGGTACAACCAATTCACTTCTCGCATAAAATTCATGCAGGTGATAACGGAATCGATTGTAAATACTGTCACTCTTCTGCACGAGTAAGTAAAACATCAGGAATTCCTTCGTTGAATGTTTGTATGAACTGTCATAAGTCAATTTACGAATACAACGGTGAAACTTCAGCAGAATATACTAAAGAATTTTACGATGGTGAAATTCAAAAGTTATACAAAGCTGCAGGATGGAGTGATGCCGATCAAAAATATACTGGGGAATCTCAGCCAGTAAAATGGGTGCGTATTCATAACTTGCCAGATTTCGCATACTTTAACCACTCACAACACGTCACTGTTGCTGGTGTAGAATGTCAAACGTGTCATGGTCCTGTTGAGGAAATGGAAGTTGTTTATCAACATGCGCCGTTAACCATGGGATGGTGTATTAACTGTCATAGAGAAACAGATGTGACGGTAAAAGATAACGCTTACTATGAGAAAATTCATGCTGAGCTTTCTAAAAAGTATGGTGTAGAATCATTAACAGCAGCCCAAATGGGTGGTCTGGAATGTGGTAAATGTCACTACTAA
- a CDS encoding SPOR domain-containing protein: MIFDKVKITICAFVCFTLTTTYVSAQEGTVTINQDENISKLIELKKNMNNEDADRYKIQIYNGNRQDAYAAQNEFKSSFSDWNPSIHFEQPNFKIWVGNFRTRLEADRALKRIKQKFSSAFIFKPKK, encoded by the coding sequence ATGATTTTCGACAAAGTTAAAATTACAATCTGCGCTTTTGTATGTTTTACATTAACAACGACTTACGTTTCGGCTCAAGAAGGAACAGTAACAATTAATCAAGATGAAAACATTTCAAAGCTCATAGAGCTGAAGAAAAACATGAATAATGAGGACGCCGATCGTTATAAAATTCAAATTTATAATGGCAATCGACAAGATGCATATGCGGCTCAAAACGAATTTAAATCATCCTTTTCTGACTGGAATCCCTCCATACATTTTGAACAACCTAATTTTAAGATTTGGGTGGGTAATTTTAGAACGCGTTTAGAAGCCGATCGTGCTTTAAAAAGAATAAAACAAAAGTTTTCTAGTGCTTTTATTTTTAAGCCTAAAAAGTAA
- a CDS encoding T9SS type A sorting domain-containing protein yields MKTYIQIVFIVGFVFPSFAQITFNGCHTLFEDQDYIFDFISADATGRNVYSTIPIDGSQTCGGIGTCEFKLAWNDASAVWEFVADDGNGDFSNSYVIYSNTTPSSPNPPSLSLGSWVENTSVTESHCGGALSTSNAVLTGDVEDSLLSTDDFYLENQISVYPNPVRDLLNITHPHLTIDKVTLFSVLGKLVLETNISKKIDVSGLDSGIYFLKIESNKKEIVKKIVVN; encoded by the coding sequence ATGAAAACATATATACAAATAGTTTTTATAGTAGGGTTTGTCTTCCCTAGTTTTGCCCAAATTACCTTTAATGGGTGTCATACTTTATTTGAAGATCAAGATTATATTTTTGATTTTATTAGTGCTGATGCTACGGGTAGAAATGTTTATTCTACTATTCCTATAGATGGAAGTCAAACTTGTGGAGGTATTGGGACCTGCGAATTTAAATTGGCATGGAATGATGCTAGTGCTGTATGGGAGTTTGTGGCAGACGATGGAAATGGCGATTTTTCTAACTCATATGTTATCTATTCAAATACTACACCATCATCGCCAAATCCACCAAGTTTATCATTAGGGAGTTGGGTTGAAAACACTTCTGTAACTGAAAGTCATTGTGGAGGAGCATTGTCAACTTCAAATGCAGTTTTAACTGGCGATGTTGAGGATTCACTATTAAGTACGGATGATTTTTATTTAGAAAATCAAATTAGTGTTTATCCTAACCCAGTAAGGGATTTACTAAATATTACACACCCTCATTTGACAATTGACAAGGTAACATTGTTCAGTGTTTTGGGTAAATTGGTTTTAGAAACTAATATTTCTAAAAAAATAGATGTCTCTGGATTAGATTCAGGGATTTACTTTTTGAAAATTGAATCTAACAAAAAGGAGATTGTTAAGAAAATAGTTGTCAATTAA
- a CDS encoding phage tail protein, producing the protein MKKTITILSLLLCLSFNKTINAQTESFIGEITMFAGNFAPRGWAFCDGQLLAISQNQALFSLLGTTYGGDGRTTFALPDLRGRVPMHAGNGPGLTPRTQGAKSGSETNTLSVSQMPSHSHPVNAVAEDGDQSVPTGNVPAGTKVLDKEYANATPNTVMGSAMIGNQGGGQPVNNMQPYTAIRFIIALSGIYPSR; encoded by the coding sequence ATGAAAAAAACAATTACAATTTTATCCTTATTACTATGTTTGAGTTTTAACAAGACCATAAATGCTCAAACAGAATCTTTTATTGGTGAAATTACAATGTTTGCAGGAAATTTTGCGCCAAGAGGATGGGCGTTTTGTGATGGACAACTTTTGGCAATTTCCCAAAACCAAGCCTTGTTTTCCTTATTAGGTACCACGTATGGTGGAGACGGAAGAACTACTTTTGCTTTACCAGATTTACGAGGTAGAGTACCTATGCATGCTGGAAATGGGCCTGGGTTAACACCGCGTACACAAGGAGCAAAGTCTGGCTCAGAAACAAATACGCTTAGCGTTAGCCAAATGCCATCCCACTCCCATCCAGTGAACGCTGTTGCCGAAGACGGAGATCAATCTGTACCTACAGGAAATGTGCCAGCTGGAACAAAAGTGTTGGATAAAGAATATGCTAACGCTACACCAAATACGGTAATGGGTAGTGCAATGATAGGAAATCAAGGTGGTGGACAACCGGTTAATAATATGCAACCTTATACTGCAATTAGGTTTATTATAGCACTTTCAGGAATTTATCCGTCTAGATAG
- the infB gene encoding translation initiation factor IF-2: MAETIRLNKVLRELNISLDRAVEFLDSKGVDIEKRPTTKISEETYKILSDEFETDANKKVRSQEVSEAKQKEKEDLRVKREKELEAKQKAQEAIEKAKQEEVVKASKALSGPKQVGKIDLEPKKKVEEAPVVEKKETPVKEEPVAEKKTEPAKEPEVIKAQAPKIGLKPVGVKKVEIDPKKVEPAKTEAPKKETPVKEEPKKEATPAKAEATGKVDEDGNPIVEERVKTQYQKLSGPKIAGDKIDLSQFNKPKKKVEKKTDPKQGGDPKKKRRRISKAGAPNTGGQNRPGGGRPGGNDRFKGKPGGPGAGRRNIVKEEPSEEDVKKQVRETLEKLQGKSNKGKGAKYRRDKRDQHREQSEIDQQLEAAESKIIKVTEFVTASEMATMMDVSVTQIISACMSLGMMVTMNQRLDAETLSIVADEFGYQVEFVTADIEESIEEVEDKPEDLLPRAPIVTVMGHVDHGKTSLLDYIRKENVIAGESGGITQHIGAYGVALENGQKIAFLDTPGHEAFTAMRARGAQITDIAIIVAAADDEIMPQTKEAISHAQAAGVPIVFAINKIDKPDANPEKIKEGLAQMNLLVEDWGGKIQSHDISAKVGTGVKELLEKVLLEAELLELQANPNKIAHGTVVEAYLDKGRGYVSTILVQAGTLKVGDYVLAGQHSGKVKAMHDERGHDVAAAGPSTPVSILGLDGAPQAGDKFNVFQDEREAKQIASKRAQLQREQSVRTQRHITLDEIGRRIALGDFQELNIILKGDVDGSVEALTDSFQKLSTEEIQVNILHKGVGAITESDVLLASASDAIIVGFNVRPVGNARMIADKEEIDIRTYSIIYDAINDLKDAMEGMLSPELKEEITGTAEIREIFKVSKVGSIAGCMVTNGKILRSSSIRLIRDGVVVYTGELASLKRFKDDAKEVTKGYDCGMQIKNYNDIKEGDVIEAFHEVEVKKKLK, from the coding sequence ATGGCTGAAACAATTAGATTAAATAAAGTATTACGCGAACTTAACATCTCTCTAGATCGCGCCGTAGAATTTTTAGATTCTAAAGGTGTGGATATAGAGAAGCGACCAACTACAAAAATTTCTGAAGAAACTTATAAGATTCTTTCAGATGAATTTGAGACGGATGCTAATAAAAAGGTGAGATCGCAAGAAGTTAGTGAAGCGAAGCAAAAGGAAAAGGAAGATTTACGTGTTAAGCGTGAAAAAGAATTGGAAGCTAAGCAGAAAGCACAAGAAGCCATAGAAAAAGCCAAGCAAGAAGAGGTTGTAAAAGCTTCAAAAGCACTTTCAGGTCCTAAACAAGTTGGTAAAATCGACTTAGAGCCTAAAAAGAAAGTTGAAGAAGCACCTGTTGTTGAGAAAAAAGAAACCCCTGTTAAGGAGGAGCCTGTTGCTGAAAAGAAAACAGAGCCTGCTAAAGAACCAGAGGTTATTAAAGCTCAAGCACCTAAAATTGGATTAAAACCTGTTGGCGTTAAAAAGGTAGAGATTGACCCTAAAAAGGTTGAGCCTGCTAAAACTGAAGCGCCTAAAAAGGAAACACCTGTTAAAGAGGAACCTAAAAAAGAAGCTACGCCAGCTAAGGCTGAAGCTACTGGTAAGGTTGATGAAGATGGTAATCCAATCGTTGAGGAACGCGTTAAAACACAATACCAAAAGCTTTCTGGGCCAAAAATTGCTGGCGATAAAATTGATTTATCACAGTTTAATAAGCCTAAAAAGAAGGTAGAGAAAAAAACAGATCCTAAGCAAGGTGGTGATCCTAAGAAAAAACGTCGTCGTATTAGTAAAGCTGGGGCGCCTAACACCGGTGGTCAAAACAGACCAGGTGGAGGAAGACCAGGAGGTAACGATCGTTTTAAAGGAAAACCAGGAGGTCCAGGTGCAGGACGTCGTAACATTGTTAAAGAAGAGCCTTCAGAAGAAGATGTTAAAAAGCAAGTTAGAGAAACGCTTGAAAAACTTCAAGGGAAATCTAACAAGGGTAAAGGTGCTAAGTATAGAAGAGATAAAAGAGATCAACACAGAGAACAATCTGAGATAGATCAACAACTCGAAGCTGCAGAAAGTAAAATCATTAAAGTTACCGAGTTCGTAACCGCTAGTGAAATGGCAACCATGATGGATGTGAGTGTGACTCAAATTATATCAGCTTGTATGTCACTTGGTATGATGGTAACGATGAACCAACGTCTGGATGCAGAAACTTTATCTATCGTTGCAGATGAATTTGGCTACCAAGTTGAATTCGTAACAGCAGATATTGAAGAATCTATTGAAGAGGTTGAAGATAAACCTGAAGATTTATTACCTCGTGCTCCAATTGTTACCGTTATGGGACACGTTGATCACGGTAAAACATCGCTTCTAGATTATATCCGTAAGGAAAATGTAATCGCAGGAGAGTCTGGTGGTATTACACAACATATCGGTGCTTACGGTGTGGCGTTAGAAAACGGACAAAAAATTGCTTTCTTAGATACACCAGGTCACGAAGCCTTTACAGCGATGCGTGCTCGTGGTGCTCAAATCACAGATATTGCCATTATCGTAGCGGCAGCCGATGATGAAATCATGCCACAAACTAAAGAGGCCATTTCTCACGCGCAAGCTGCAGGTGTACCTATCGTATTTGCTATCAATAAAATTGATAAACCCGATGCGAATCCTGAGAAGATTAAAGAAGGATTAGCACAAATGAACTTGTTAGTAGAAGACTGGGGTGGTAAAATTCAATCTCATGATATCTCTGCTAAAGTAGGTACAGGTGTTAAAGAATTATTAGAAAAAGTATTACTTGAAGCCGAATTATTAGAGCTTCAAGCGAATCCAAATAAAATCGCTCATGGTACGGTTGTAGAAGCGTACTTAGATAAAGGTCGTGGATATGTATCTACTATATTAGTTCAGGCGGGAACACTTAAGGTTGGTGACTATGTATTAGCTGGTCAACACAGTGGTAAGGTTAAAGCGATGCACGATGAAAGAGGACATGATGTTGCTGCAGCTGGACCTTCAACGCCAGTATCTATATTAGGATTGGATGGTGCACCACAAGCGGGTGACAAGTTCAATGTCTTCCAAGATGAGCGTGAAGCGAAACAAATTGCTTCTAAACGTGCTCAATTACAACGTGAGCAGTCTGTTAGAACGCAACGTCATATTACATTAGATGAAATTGGTCGTCGTATCGCTCTTGGTGATTTCCAAGAATTGAATATCATTCTTAAGGGTGATGTTGATGGTTCTGTGGAAGCGTTAACCGATTCGTTCCAGAAACTATCTACTGAAGAAATTCAAGTGAACATCTTACATAAAGGTGTAGGTGCGATTACCGAAAGTGATGTATTATTAGCTTCGGCTTCTGATGCGATTATCGTCGGATTTAACGTGCGTCCTGTTGGAAATGCGCGCATGATTGCTGATAAGGAAGAAATCGATATCAGAACATACTCAATTATCTACGATGCTATTAATGATCTTAAAGATGCGATGGAAGGGATGTTATCTCCAGAGCTTAAAGAAGAAATTACAGGTACCGCTGAAATTAGAGAAATCTTTAAGGTGTCTAAAGTTGGAAGCATCGCAGGATGTATGGTTACCAATGGTAAAATTCTTAGAAGCTCTAGCATTCGTTTAATACGTGATGGTGTAGTTGTTTATACTGGTGAATTAGCGTCATTAAAACGATTTAAAGATGATGCTAAGGAAGTAACTAAAGGTTACGATTGTGGTATGCAAATTAAAAACTATAACGACATTAAGGAAGGCGATGTTATTGAAGCATTCCATGAAGTTGAGGTTAAAAAGAAGTTGAAATAA
- the nusA gene encoding transcription termination factor NusA has product MENIALIESFSEFKDDKLIDRVTLMAILEDVFRSALKKKFGDDDNFDIIVNPDKGDLEIWRNRVVVADGEVEEPNQEISLTEARKIEPDFEVGEDVSEEVKLIDLGRRAILALRQNLISKIHEHDNTIIYKQFKDLVGEIYTAEVHHIRHRAVILLDDEGNEIVLPKDKQIPSDFFRKGDNVRGVIDGVELKGAKPTIIMSRSSPVFLEKLFEQEIPEVFDGLITIKNVVRIPGEKAKVAVDSYDDRIDPVGACVGMKGSRIHGIVRELGNENIDVINYTSNLPLFITRALSPARVTSIKIDEETKRAEVILKPEEVSKAIGRGGHNIRLAGQLTGFEIDVFREGAEEDVELSEFSDEIEGWIIEEFSKAGLDTAKSILEQDVNDLVKRTDLEEETISEVIRILREEFED; this is encoded by the coding sequence ATGGAAAATATCGCGTTAATTGAATCTTTTTCGGAATTCAAAGACGATAAGCTAATTGATAGGGTAACCTTAATGGCAATCTTAGAAGATGTATTTAGAAGCGCCTTGAAAAAGAAATTTGGTGATGATGATAATTTTGATATTATTGTAAACCCAGATAAAGGTGATTTAGAGATATGGAGAAATAGAGTTGTTGTTGCCGATGGTGAAGTAGAAGAGCCTAATCAAGAAATCTCTTTAACTGAAGCGCGTAAAATTGAGCCAGATTTTGAAGTTGGTGAAGATGTGTCTGAAGAAGTGAAACTTATCGATTTAGGTAGACGTGCTATTTTAGCTTTGCGTCAGAATCTAATTTCTAAAATTCATGAGCACGATAATACTATAATTTATAAGCAATTTAAAGATTTAGTAGGAGAAATTTATACTGCAGAAGTACATCACATTCGTCATAGAGCCGTTATTTTATTAGACGACGAGGGGAATGAAATTGTATTACCAAAAGATAAACAAATACCTTCAGATTTCTTCAGAAAAGGAGATAATGTAAGAGGTGTTATTGATGGTGTAGAGCTTAAAGGCGCAAAACCTACCATCATCATGTCAAGAAGTTCACCTGTATTCTTAGAGAAATTATTCGAACAAGAAATTCCTGAGGTTTTCGACGGTTTAATTACTATTAAAAATGTGGTTAGAATTCCTGGAGAAAAAGCAAAAGTTGCTGTAGATTCTTATGATGATAGAATCGATCCTGTTGGTGCTTGTGTGGGTATGAAAGGATCTAGAATTCACGGTATTGTTCGTGAATTAGGAAATGAAAATATCGATGTGATTAATTACACAAGTAATTTACCACTATTTATAACTAGAGCATTAAGCCCAGCACGTGTAACATCAATTAAAATTGATGAAGAAACGAAACGCGCTGAGGTTATTTTAAAACCTGAAGAGGTAAGTAAAGCGATTGGTCGTGGTGGTCACAACATTCGTTTAGCTGGTCAATTAACAGGTTTTGAAATTGATGTATTTAGAGAAGGAGCGGAAGAAGATGTTGAATTAAGCGAATTCTCAGATGAAATCGAAGGATGGATTATTGAGGAGTTTAGTAAAGCAGGTTTAGATACCGCTAAAAGTATTCTTGAGCAAGACGTTAACGACTTGGTAAAAAGAACAGACTTAGAAGAAGAAACAATAAGTGAAGTGATCCGTATTCTAAGAGAAGAATTTGAAGATTAA
- the rimP gene encoding ribosome assembly cofactor RimP produces MFKNKVTELLDAALVERPDLFLIDFSINNENHIKVIIDGDSGVLVEDCMFISRAIEHNLDREEEDFSLEVMSAGAASPLVHNRQYKKNLNRTLKVKTKTEEMEGTLVEATEIEVVLEWKVREPKPVGKGKVTVKKEGRIPYEDIVEAKVMIKF; encoded by the coding sequence ATGTTTAAAAATAAAGTTACAGAATTATTAGATGCAGCACTGGTTGAAAGACCAGATTTGTTTCTTATTGATTTTTCTATAAATAATGAAAATCACATTAAAGTAATTATTGATGGCGATTCAGGTGTGTTAGTCGAAGACTGCATGTTTATCAGTCGCGCTATCGAGCACAATTTAGATCGTGAGGAGGAAGATTTTTCTTTAGAAGTGATGTCGGCAGGAGCAGCATCACCGTTAGTTCACAATCGTCAGTATAAGAAAAATTTAAACAGAACCCTTAAGGTAAAAACAAAAACCGAAGAGATGGAAGGGACACTTGTGGAAGCTACCGAAATTGAGGTGGTTTTAGAGTGGAAAGTTCGTGAGCCAAAACCAGTTGGTAAAGGCAAGGTTACTGTTAAAAAGGAAGGGCGTATTCCTTATGAAGATATTGTAGAAGCAAAAGTTATGATTAAATTTTAA
- a CDS encoding universal stress protein has product MNKILVPTDFSPQAENALKVAAQLAKKHDCKIHLLHILDLPLQQIDPVNTMNFSSGPEALFFMKLAKQKFDDLLKRDYLKDIRVIDSIEFTEIYNGISKQCEKNNIDLIIMGSNGSSGIEEILIGSNTEKVVRNSETPVLVIKRPHTEFDINKIVFASDFAEESIPALQKTADFAKLWQAKIHLLLVNTPNQFITTKTATERIKKFVKNLNSEDFTTTIYNDITIEKGITNYSYSIDADLISMSTRGRKGISHFFNGSISEDLVNHAMRPVITFKV; this is encoded by the coding sequence ATGAACAAAATACTTGTCCCTACCGACTTTTCACCACAGGCAGAAAACGCTTTAAAAGTCGCTGCACAACTCGCTAAGAAGCATGATTGTAAAATCCACCTACTGCATATTTTAGACTTACCATTACAGCAAATAGACCCTGTAAACACTATGAATTTCTCTTCAGGACCCGAGGCGTTATTCTTTATGAAACTGGCAAAACAAAAATTTGACGATTTACTGAAACGCGATTACCTAAAAGACATTCGTGTGATTGACAGTATCGAATTTACAGAAATTTACAACGGCATTTCTAAACAATGCGAAAAAAACAACATCGACCTCATTATAATGGGTTCGAATGGCTCTAGTGGTATTGAAGAAATCTTAATAGGAAGTAACACCGAAAAAGTGGTTAGAAACTCTGAAACTCCAGTTTTGGTAATTAAAAGACCACACACCGAATTTGACATCAACAAGATTGTATTTGCATCAGATTTTGCTGAAGAAAGCATACCAGCGCTACAAAAAACCGCAGATTTTGCTAAACTTTGGCAAGCTAAAATCCATTTACTCTTAGTAAATACCCCAAATCAATTTATTACCACAAAAACAGCCACCGAACGCATTAAAAAGTTTGTAAAAAACCTAAATTCTGAAGATTTTACCACAACCATTTACAACGATATCACGATTGAAAAAGGTATTACGAATTACAGTTATAGCATAGACGCCGATTTAATAAGCATGAGTACGAGAGGTCGAAAAGGCATCTCGCACTTTTTTAACGGTAGCATTAGTGAAGATTTAGTAAATCATGCGATGCGCCCCGTGATTACCTTTAAAGTTTAA